The following are encoded in a window of Megalops cyprinoides isolate fMegCyp1 chromosome 16, fMegCyp1.pri, whole genome shotgun sequence genomic DNA:
- the LOC118791152 gene encoding SPRY domain-containing SOCS box protein 2, with translation MGLTLCRWLSRDCPRRNSTPSGWSSSPFMPFAVTPPSRLAVLLDASPAPPTDPRSSWSPAHHSPNFTLSRDGTVAERAPAEQSTDGARGAEGERAGLHVWEVRWDPAERGSHAVVGVSTHRCPRQASGYTVLVGGDSESWGWELGSNQLWHSAASHGQYPRKGAWKDGAGPEERPPLAVPARVLMVLDGDAGTLGFVVDGCFLGVAVQDLPQGACLFPAVSSVWGGCRITLRYLNGAPREPPSLTSLCRLSVRQSMGKDRETQTDRLPLPPGLRRLLWDAVC, from the exons ATGGGCCTAACCCTGTGTCGATGGCTGAGTCGTGACTGCCCCAggagaaacagcaccccctctggcTGGTCCTCCTCACCCTTCATGCCCTTTGCTGTAACCCCACCGTCCCGATTGGCTGTTCTGCTGGATGCCTCTCCTGCGCCCCCCACTGATCCCAGGTCCTCCTGGAGCCCCGCACACCACTCTCCCAACTTCACCCTGTCCCGGGACGGGACCGTGGCTGAGCGCGCCCCCGCCGAGCAGAGCACAGACGGGGCGCGGGGCGCGGAGGGGGAGCGCGCGGGGCTGCACGTGTGGGAGGTGCGCTGGGACCCGGCGGAGAGGGGGAGCCATGCTGTTGTGGGCGTGTCCACCCACCGCTGCCCACGCCAGGCATCTGGGTACACGGTGCTGGTGGGCGGGGACAGTGAGTCCTGGGGCTGGGAGCTGGGCTCCAATCAGCTGTGGCACAGCGCCGCCTCACACGGGCAGTACCCCAGGAAGGGGGCATGGAAAGACGGGGCGGGACCGGAAGAGCGCCCGCCGCTGGCTGTGCCGGCCCGTGTGCTAATGGTGCTGGATGGAGACGCCGGAACCCTGGGCTTCGTGGTAGACGGCTGCTTCCTGGGCGTGGCCGTGCAGGACCTCCCCCAGGGAGCGTGTCTGTTCCCTGCAGTCAGCAGTGTCTGGGGAGGGTGTCGGATTACCCTGCGCTACCTCAATGGGGCACCCA gagAGCCTCCATCCCTCACGTCCTTGTGCCGCCTCTCCGTCCGTCAGTCCATGGGGAAGGACAGGGagacgcagacagacagactgcccTTGCCTCCCGGCCTGAGGAGACTCCTCTGGGACGCTGTGTGCTAA